The Williamsia sp. DF01-3 genome has a window encoding:
- a CDS encoding ACP S-malonyltransferase — protein MLSLLAPGQGSQTVGMLTPWLELPGARDQVSTWSKMTKLDIARLGTTATADEITDTAVTQPLVVVSALLAFDELSKRSPLPADALVAGHSVGELAAAAIAGVLTADEAVALAAVRGAAMAQACALEPTTMAAVLGGDEAAVLARLEELDLVPANRNAAGQIVAAGTVAAIDELIANPPEKARIRKLAVAGAFHTKYMESAQQAVAQAAADIVPQDPNRTLLSNSDGQPVTSGRDALDKLVAQVTSPVRWDLCSATMREKATTALIELPPAGTLTGIAKRELKGTPTRALKTPDDLEGLTDLG, from the coding sequence GTGCTCTCCTTGCTTGCGCCCGGACAGGGTTCCCAGACCGTCGGTATGCTCACCCCTTGGCTCGAGCTGCCCGGCGCCCGCGACCAGGTTTCGACCTGGTCGAAGATGACGAAGCTCGACATCGCACGACTCGGCACCACCGCGACGGCCGACGAGATCACCGATACCGCCGTCACCCAGCCGCTGGTCGTGGTGTCCGCACTGCTCGCATTCGACGAACTCTCCAAACGCTCTCCCCTGCCGGCCGACGCTCTCGTCGCCGGGCACTCTGTGGGCGAGTTGGCCGCAGCCGCCATCGCCGGCGTACTGACTGCCGATGAGGCCGTGGCCCTGGCTGCTGTTCGCGGCGCCGCGATGGCACAAGCATGTGCGCTCGAACCCACCACCATGGCTGCGGTGCTCGGTGGCGACGAAGCTGCCGTCCTGGCCCGTCTCGAAGAACTCGACCTGGTTCCGGCCAACCGCAACGCGGCGGGACAGATCGTCGCTGCGGGCACAGTCGCGGCCATCGACGAGTTGATCGCCAACCCGCCGGAGAAGGCGCGCATCCGTAAGCTCGCGGTCGCCGGCGCCTTCCACACCAAATACATGGAGTCTGCGCAGCAAGCGGTGGCCCAAGCTGCCGCGGACATCGTCCCGCAAGACCCGAACAGGACGCTGCTCTCCAATTCCGACGGCCAGCCCGTCACCTCCGGGCGCGATGCGCTCGACAAACTGGTCGCCCAGGTCACCAGCCCGGTGCGGTGGGACCTGTGCTCGGCCACGATGCGCGAGAAAGCCACCACCGCGCTCATCGAGTTGCCGCCCGCCGGCACACTCACCGGAATCGCCAAGCGCGAACTCAAGGGAACTCCCACCCGGGCCCTCAAGACCCCCGACGACCTCGAGGGACTCACCGATCTTGGATAG
- a CDS encoding CdaR family transcriptional regulator, protein MDESRAVEQPAGDLFGPRGAHVPAPANVHDALPDTLLRRVKQYSGRLATEAVHSMQDQLPYFADLEAGQRASVQLVVQTAVVNFVEWLQDPEGNVKFTVQAFQVVPQDLARRISLLQTVEMVRVAMEFFEKWLPLLARNDAQLRALTESVLRYGREIGFAAASIYASAAESRGAWDSRLEALVVDAVVRGDSGPTLLSRAAALNWDTEATATVLVGMPPPERNVSVPLAVHNTARQHDRAALSVVQGSLLVAIVSGPVAVSEPFVIDLLNLFAEGPVVIGPTTPNLGAAHTSAIDALAGIEAVAGWPSAPRPVHSWELLPERALLGDQTAMTTLNDSLITPLTKGGDTLTVTLDAYLDSGGSVESCARELFVHPNTVRYRLKRISDITGRDPMNPRDAYVLRVATTVGRLARVRHDMRTVFSSVTRATGH, encoded by the coding sequence ATGGACGAGTCACGTGCGGTCGAGCAACCCGCCGGCGATCTCTTCGGGCCGAGGGGTGCCCATGTGCCCGCCCCGGCCAACGTGCACGACGCACTGCCGGACACGCTGCTCCGCCGGGTGAAGCAATACAGCGGTCGGTTGGCCACCGAGGCCGTCCACTCGATGCAAGACCAACTGCCGTATTTCGCCGACCTCGAGGCAGGTCAGCGAGCCAGTGTGCAGCTGGTCGTGCAGACCGCAGTGGTCAACTTCGTCGAGTGGCTTCAGGATCCCGAAGGCAACGTGAAGTTCACGGTGCAGGCGTTCCAGGTGGTGCCGCAGGATCTGGCGCGGCGGATCAGCTTGCTGCAAACCGTCGAGATGGTCCGGGTGGCCATGGAGTTCTTCGAGAAGTGGCTGCCGCTTCTTGCCAGAAACGACGCCCAGCTCCGTGCACTCACCGAATCGGTGCTGCGCTACGGGCGCGAGATCGGGTTCGCGGCGGCATCCATCTACGCATCCGCAGCCGAATCACGCGGTGCGTGGGATTCGCGGCTCGAAGCACTGGTCGTCGACGCCGTGGTGCGCGGCGACTCCGGACCCACCTTGTTGTCGCGGGCGGCCGCGCTGAATTGGGATACCGAAGCCACCGCGACGGTGCTGGTGGGCATGCCGCCACCCGAGCGCAACGTGTCGGTTCCCCTGGCGGTGCACAACACCGCACGCCAGCACGACCGCGCGGCGCTGTCCGTAGTCCAGGGCAGCCTGCTGGTTGCCATAGTCAGCGGGCCGGTGGCCGTGAGCGAGCCGTTTGTCATCGATCTGCTGAATCTTTTCGCCGAGGGCCCGGTGGTGATCGGCCCGACAACACCCAATCTGGGGGCCGCGCACACCAGCGCCATCGACGCCCTCGCCGGTATCGAGGCAGTGGCGGGCTGGCCCAGCGCTCCGCGGCCGGTGCATTCCTGGGAGCTGCTGCCCGAGCGGGCATTGCTCGGCGATCAGACCGCCATGACCACCCTCAACGACTCCCTGATCACCCCGCTGACCAAAGGCGGCGACACTTTGACCGTCACGTTGGACGCCTACCTCGACTCCGGAGGGTCGGTGGAGTCCTGCGCCCGCGAACTCTTTGTCCATCCAAATACTGTCAGATATCGACTAAAGCGGATTTCGGACATAACTGGCCGCGATCCGATGAACCCACGAGATGCGTACGTACTTAGGGTTGCCACAACTGTCGGGAGATTGGCACGAGTTCGACACGACATGCGCACAGTTTTCTCTTCAGTCACACGGGCAACAGGACACTGA
- a CDS encoding DUF3052 domain-containing protein, with amino-acid sequence MVAASDGDRAQKLGVTAGMIVQELGWDEDTDDDLRADIEDAIDAEMVDDDSDEVVDMVVLWWRDGDGDLVDALMDAITPLADDGFVWVLSPKTGSDGYVDPSEVAEAAPTAGLTQTSAVSFGDWLGSRLVQPKTRAGKKA; translated from the coding sequence TTGGTTGCCGCTTCAGATGGTGATCGCGCCCAGAAGCTGGGAGTGACAGCGGGCATGATCGTGCAGGAGCTGGGGTGGGACGAGGACACCGACGACGACCTGCGTGCCGACATCGAGGATGCCATCGACGCCGAGATGGTGGACGACGACTCCGACGAGGTCGTCGACATGGTGGTGCTGTGGTGGCGGGACGGTGACGGCGATCTGGTCGACGCCCTGATGGATGCCATCACGCCGCTCGCCGACGACGGATTCGTGTGGGTGTTGTCGCCGAAGACCGGAAGCGACGGTTACGTCGACCCCAGTGAGGTCGCCGAAGCCGCGCCGACCGCGGGCCTCACCCAGACCAGTGCCGTAAGTTTCGGTGACTGGCTGGGATCTCGTCTGGTTCAACCGAAGACGCGAGCCGGCAAGAAGGCATGA
- a CDS encoding peroxiredoxin has translation MTDSAHQELAVGTAAPDFTLRDQNNQDITLSNYFGKKNVLLVFFPMAFTGTCEGELSMVRDRLPDFENDTSAFIAVSVGTSPTHKVWSAAQGYLFPILADFWPHGRVAQLYGVFNEDKGYANRGTFVIDKTGHIAFSEQMAAGQVRDQSLWEKALAALDS, from the coding sequence ATGACCGACTCCGCTCATCAGGAGCTCGCGGTGGGAACCGCGGCTCCTGACTTCACGTTGCGTGATCAGAACAATCAGGACATCACCCTCTCCAACTATTTCGGTAAGAAGAACGTGCTGTTGGTGTTCTTCCCGATGGCGTTCACCGGCACCTGTGAAGGTGAGCTGAGCATGGTGCGCGACCGGCTGCCGGACTTCGAGAACGACACCTCGGCGTTCATCGCGGTGTCGGTGGGTACATCGCCCACCCACAAGGTGTGGTCGGCGGCCCAGGGGTATCTCTTCCCGATCCTCGCGGACTTCTGGCCCCACGGCCGCGTCGCTCAGCTGTACGGCGTCTTCAACGAGGACAAGGGCTACGCCAACCGCGGCACCTTCGTCATCGACAAGACCGGACACATCGCATTCTCCGAGCAGATGGCCGCCGGGCAGGTCCGTGACCAGTCGCTTTGGGAGAAAGCCCTGGCCGCGCTAGATTCTTGA
- the aceE gene encoding pyruvate dehydrogenase (acetyl-transferring), homodimeric type, protein MTDSTKAPKNQQRVRVIREGVASYLPDIDPDETTEWLESFDGLLENAGPGRARYLMLRLLERAGEKRVSIPALTSTDYVNTIPTESEPWFPGDEEVERRFRAFIRWNAAIMVHRAQRPGVGVGGHISTYASSAALYEVGFNHFFRGQDHAGGGDQIFIQGHASPGIYARAYLEGRIDEKRMDGFRQEHSHAGEGGGLPSYPHPRLMPDFWQFPTVSMGLGPMNAIYQARFNHYLDDRGIKDTSDQHVWAFLGDGEMDEPESRGLAHVAATEGLDNLTFVINCNLQRLDGPVRGNGKIIQELESFFRGAGWNVIKVVWGREWDELLHKDRDGALVNLMNSTPDGDFQTYKANDGAYVRDHFFGRDPRTKELVKDLSDADIWNLKRGGHDYKKVHAAYASALAHKGQPTVILAHTIKGYTLGKHFEGRNATHQMKKLTLDDLKDFRDSTRIPISDAELEKDPYLPPYYHPGNDAPEIQYMLDRRKALGGFLPARRTKSKVLKPDTAPALKLAAKGSGKQQVATTMAVVRIFKELMRDKEVGKRLVPIIPDEARTFGMDSWFPSLKIYNRNGQLYTSVDAELMLAYKESSVGQILHEGINEAGSTASFTAVGTSYATHDEPMIPLYIFYSMFGFQRTGDGLWAAADQMARGFVLGATAGRTTLTGEGLQHADGHSLLLAASNPAVVAYDPAFGYELGHIIADGLRRMYGEDPENIYYYITIYNEPISQPAQPDNLDVAGLLKGIYRYAEAPEGKEFPANILVSGITMPSALKAQELLAEEWNVGANVYSVTSWNELSRDGVEYEKASLRDPDGEHQQPYVTEALTEAAGPFVAASDFMRGVPELIRAWVPGTYLTLGTDGFGFSDTRPAARRFFNVDGESIAVGVLSALARDGHIEAKVAAEAAAKYKIDDVLAAPKQTSDPGPGA, encoded by the coding sequence GTGACTGACAGCACGAAAGCACCGAAGAACCAGCAGCGGGTTCGCGTCATCCGAGAGGGAGTCGCGTCCTACCTTCCGGACATCGACCCGGATGAGACCACTGAATGGCTGGAGTCCTTCGACGGTCTTCTCGAGAACGCCGGCCCCGGCCGGGCCCGGTACCTGATGCTTCGCCTGCTCGAGCGCGCCGGGGAGAAGCGGGTCTCGATCCCAGCCCTCACCTCCACCGACTACGTCAACACCATTCCCACCGAGAGCGAACCCTGGTTCCCCGGTGACGAAGAAGTCGAACGCCGCTTCCGCGCTTTCATCCGCTGGAATGCCGCAATCATGGTGCACCGCGCACAGCGTCCCGGCGTCGGCGTCGGCGGCCACATCTCCACCTATGCCTCGTCGGCCGCGCTGTACGAGGTCGGCTTCAACCACTTCTTCCGTGGGCAGGACCATGCCGGTGGCGGCGACCAGATCTTCATCCAAGGTCACGCCTCCCCCGGCATCTATGCACGCGCATACCTCGAAGGTCGCATCGACGAGAAGCGGATGGACGGGTTCCGCCAGGAGCACTCCCATGCCGGAGAGGGCGGCGGTTTGCCGTCATACCCCCACCCTCGCCTGATGCCCGACTTCTGGCAGTTCCCGACCGTCTCCATGGGTCTGGGGCCGATGAACGCGATCTACCAGGCACGGTTCAACCACTACCTGGACGACCGCGGCATCAAGGACACCAGCGATCAGCACGTCTGGGCATTCCTGGGCGACGGCGAGATGGACGAGCCGGAGTCACGCGGCCTGGCGCACGTCGCCGCAACCGAAGGCCTCGACAACCTGACGTTTGTCATCAACTGCAACCTGCAGCGCCTCGACGGCCCGGTGCGCGGCAACGGCAAGATCATCCAGGAACTCGAGTCGTTCTTCCGCGGCGCCGGCTGGAACGTCATCAAGGTCGTCTGGGGTCGCGAGTGGGACGAACTCCTCCACAAGGACCGCGACGGCGCCCTCGTGAACCTGATGAACAGCACTCCCGATGGCGACTTCCAGACGTACAAAGCCAACGACGGCGCCTACGTCCGCGACCACTTCTTCGGTCGCGACCCGCGAACCAAGGAACTCGTCAAAGACCTCAGCGATGCCGACATCTGGAACCTCAAGCGCGGCGGCCACGACTACAAGAAAGTGCACGCGGCCTACGCCTCGGCGCTGGCGCACAAGGGCCAGCCGACGGTGATCCTGGCGCACACCATCAAGGGCTACACACTCGGCAAGCACTTCGAGGGCCGTAATGCCACGCACCAGATGAAGAAGCTGACCCTCGACGATCTCAAGGACTTCCGCGACAGCACGCGCATCCCGATCAGTGACGCCGAGCTCGAAAAGGATCCTTACCTGCCGCCGTACTACCACCCCGGCAACGACGCACCCGAGATCCAGTACATGCTCGATCGCCGAAAGGCGCTCGGCGGTTTCCTCCCCGCTCGGCGCACCAAGAGCAAGGTGCTCAAGCCGGATACCGCGCCGGCACTGAAACTGGCCGCGAAAGGTTCGGGCAAGCAGCAGGTCGCCACGACCATGGCCGTCGTCCGCATCTTCAAGGAACTGATGCGCGACAAGGAAGTCGGCAAGCGCCTCGTGCCGATCATCCCCGACGAAGCCCGCACCTTCGGTATGGACTCGTGGTTCCCGTCGCTCAAGATCTACAACCGCAACGGTCAGCTCTACACCTCCGTCGACGCCGAGCTGATGCTCGCGTACAAGGAGAGCTCGGTCGGGCAGATCCTGCACGAGGGCATCAACGAAGCCGGTTCCACGGCATCGTTCACCGCTGTCGGTACGTCGTATGCAACACACGACGAGCCGATGATCCCGCTGTACATCTTCTATTCGATGTTCGGCTTCCAGCGCACGGGCGATGGACTGTGGGCGGCAGCAGATCAGATGGCACGAGGATTTGTCCTGGGAGCCACCGCCGGTCGCACCACACTCACGGGTGAAGGTCTGCAGCACGCAGACGGGCATTCGCTGCTGCTCGCGGCGTCGAACCCCGCAGTGGTGGCCTATGACCCGGCGTTCGGATACGAGCTCGGGCACATCATCGCCGACGGCCTGCGCCGGATGTACGGAGAAGATCCCGAGAACATCTACTACTACATCACCATCTACAACGAGCCGATCAGCCAGCCGGCGCAGCCCGACAACCTCGACGTCGCCGGACTGCTCAAGGGCATCTACCGCTACGCCGAAGCTCCTGAAGGCAAGGAGTTCCCGGCGAACATCCTGGTCTCCGGCATCACCATGCCCAGTGCCCTCAAAGCACAGGAGTTGCTGGCCGAGGAATGGAACGTGGGCGCAAACGTGTACTCGGTGACGTCGTGGAACGAGCTGTCGCGCGATGGTGTGGAGTACGAGAAGGCGTCGCTCCGCGATCCCGACGGTGAGCACCAGCAGCCGTACGTGACCGAAGCGCTCACCGAGGCCGCCGGACCGTTCGTCGCGGCCAGCGATTTCATGCGTGGGGTTCCCGAACTCATCCGTGCCTGGGTTCCCGGTACCTACCTCACCCTCGGTACCGACGGATTCGGTTTCTCCGACACCCGGCCGGCCGCGCGTCGGTTCTTCAACGTCGACGGTGAGTCGATCGCGGTGGGTGTGCTGTCGGCGCTGGCCCGCGATGGCCACATCGAGGCCAAGGTCGCTGCCGAGGCCGCCGCGAAGTACAAGATCGACGACGTACTCGCAGCGCCGAAGCAGACGAGCGACCCGGGTCCCGGCGCCTAG
- a CDS encoding IS3 family transposase (programmed frameshift), with amino-acid sequence MAGRKRHSAEQIVRKLRQGDELEAAGKTSEEIAAELEVSVATLFNWRRQYGGMDTDAAKELKELREQNSRLKRLLADAELEKDALREVAKGKILSPAAKRRAVDMLVETLGVSKRLACKAVGLARSTYSRTPIAQTTADPDAELRGWLRTYATKHPLHGFRRAWAALRFDEHREVNKKKVHRLWKEEGLQVRIHHPRKRAGQSSVPFVDADAPKVVWALDFQFDSTIDGKAVKIASMIDEHTRLSVLNIVERSITSDRLVVELGKAFALWGGPPQVLRMDNGPEFISHALQQFCDKKVGISYIPPGTPWNNGHIESFNNRLRKECLNRNHWTNLLEARVVIEDFKDDHNHRHRHSSLGYRTPAEYAAQCTHRHHPVECEID; translated from the exons ATGGCTGGACGGAAACGGCACTCCGCGGAGCAGATCGTGCGCAAGTTGCGCCAGGGCGACGAGCTGGAGGCGGCCGGAAAGACCTCTGAGGAGATCGCTGCCGAACTCGAGGTGTCGGTGGCAACGCTGTTCAACTGGCGCCGCCAGTACGGCGGTATGGACACCGACGCGGCCAAGGAGCTCAAAGAGCTCCGCGAGCAGAACAGCCGACTCAAACGTCTGCTCGCCGACGCCGAGCTCGAGAAGGACGCGCTGCGTGAGGTGGCCA AAGGGAAAATTCTGAGCCCAGCTGCCAAACGCCGCGCCGTCGACATGCTCGTGGAAACACTGGGCGTGTCGAAGCGGTTGGCGTGCAAAGCTGTTGGGCTTGCCCGCTCTACCTACAGTCGTACCCCGATCGCGCAAACCACAGCCGACCCGGACGCCGAACTGCGTGGCTGGTTGCGCACATACGCCACCAAACACCCGCTGCACGGGTTCCGGCGGGCCTGGGCGGCGTTGCGCTTCGACGAGCACCGTGAGGTGAACAAGAAGAAAGTGCACCGCCTCTGGAAGGAAGAAGGCCTGCAGGTCCGCATCCACCATCCCCGCAAACGGGCCGGCCAATCCTCGGTTCCATTCGTGGACGCAGATGCACCGAAGGTGGTGTGGGCACTGGACTTTCAGTTCGATTCCACCATCGACGGCAAAGCGGTCAAGATCGCGTCGATGATCGACGAACACACCCGACTGTCGGTCCTGAACATCGTCGAGCGATCGATCACGAGCGACCGGTTGGTCGTCGAGCTGGGCAAAGCGTTCGCGCTGTGGGGTGGGCCGCCGCAAGTGCTGCGAATGGACAACGGACCGGAGTTCATTTCCCATGCGCTGCAACAGTTCTGCGACAAGAAGGTAGGTATCTCTTACATCCCTCCGGGCACGCCGTGGAACAACGGGCACATCGAATCGTTCAACAATCGCCTACGGAAGGAATGCCTGAACCGCAACCACTGGACCAACCTGCTCGAGGCACGCGTGGTCATCGAAGACTTCAAAGACGACCATAACCACCGACACCGGCACTCATCGCTCGGCTACCGAACACCGGCCGAGTATGCTGCCCAATGCACCCACCGGCATCATCCCGTGGAATGCGAGATCGACTAA
- a CDS encoding nucleoside 2-deoxyribosyltransferase, producing MSFSGLIVQIVISSPSDLPNEHREIIARTMRRWNTLHGRIYGIHFSPTDSEEGGAPAFGEYAQNVVNEQIIDDSDMVLAVFTDRLGTATPGHPSGTAEEINRALAQGKEVAVLQNNCQRSPARGADSAEQQVKLNEYIASIRPKAFLASYDSIGRLAEIVEQILSRLASKYRRDANSALLEVAASTSASADVDDSPEASYGIWPRVEVTESVKTDSKGRIRTSKNWYLVLESTLWYPAHDVSFTYLDDKGDPMPEFDLFGDRHDSISILAPAGTARYPIAQSFGSPQSAQCRVEWTDENGELKSTTATVRAV from the coding sequence GTGTCGTTCAGTGGTTTGATCGTCCAAATCGTAATTTCCAGCCCATCAGACCTGCCAAACGAACATCGCGAAATCATTGCGCGCACCATGCGCCGTTGGAACACGCTGCACGGACGCATTTACGGTATCCACTTCAGCCCTACCGACTCTGAGGAGGGTGGTGCGCCCGCGTTCGGGGAATACGCTCAGAACGTGGTCAACGAGCAGATCATAGATGATTCAGACATGGTCCTTGCCGTATTTACTGACCGGCTGGGGACAGCGACACCTGGTCATCCGTCTGGCACCGCGGAGGAGATCAACCGGGCATTGGCCCAGGGCAAGGAAGTCGCGGTACTCCAGAACAACTGCCAGCGCTCTCCGGCAAGGGGTGCCGACTCCGCTGAACAGCAGGTGAAACTGAATGAGTACATCGCATCAATCCGACCGAAGGCTTTCCTCGCGAGTTACGATTCCATTGGTCGTTTAGCGGAAATCGTCGAGCAGATTTTGTCGCGACTCGCCAGCAAATATCGACGCGACGCGAACAGCGCGCTTCTCGAAGTCGCCGCATCTACGTCAGCGTCAGCTGATGTCGACGACAGCCCAGAGGCTTCCTACGGGATCTGGCCACGGGTTGAGGTCACGGAAAGCGTCAAAACAGACAGCAAAGGACGAATTAGAACTTCTAAGAACTGGTATTTGGTCTTAGAGAGCACGCTCTGGTACCCGGCACACGACGTCAGCTTCACTTACCTAGATGACAAGGGTGATCCTATGCCGGAGTTCGACCTCTTCGGCGACCGTCATGACAGTATTTCGATATTGGCCCCTGCGGGCACGGCCAGGTATCCGATTGCGCAATCTTTCGGGTCACCACAGTCGGCTCAGTGCCGAGTGGAGTGGACCGATGAGAACGGCGAGCTGAAATCGACGACCGCCACGGTCCGCGCGGTTTGA